One stretch of Miscanthus floridulus cultivar M001 chromosome 18, ASM1932011v1, whole genome shotgun sequence DNA includes these proteins:
- the LOC136520198 gene encoding profilin-4, with protein sequence MSWQAYVDDHLLCEIDGQHLSAAAIVGHDGSPWAQSEGFPQLKPEEVAGIIKDFDEPGTLAPTGLFVGGTKYMVIQGEPGVVIRGKKGTGGITIKKTGMALIIGIYDEPMTPGQCNLVVERLGDYLVEQGF encoded by the exons ATGTCGTGGCAGGCGTACGTCGACGACCACCTGCTGTGCGAGATCGATGGCCAGCACCTCAGTGCCGCCGCCATCGTCGGCCACGACGGCAGCCCGTGGGCGCAGTCCGAGGGCTTCCCCCAG TTAAAGCCTGAGGAGGTTGCTGGGATCATTAAGGACTTTGATGAACCTGGTACTCTAGCACCAACTGGTCTTTTCGTTGGAGGTACAAAGTACATGGTGATCCAAGGTGAACCTGGAGTTGTCATCCGAGGAAAGAAG GGCACTGGAGGCATTACTATCAAGAAAACTGGCATGGCCTTGATTATTGGTATCTATGATGAGCCAATGACTCCGGGGCAATGCAATTTGGTGGTGGAGAGGCTCGGCGATTACCTGGTCGAACAGGGCTTCTAA
- the LOC136520686 gene encoding B-box zinc finger protein 22-like yields MKIQCNACGAAEARVLCCADEAALCVACDEEVHAANKLAGKHQRVPLLTDADAAGTAAPAAAAAPAVPKCDICQEASGYFFCLEDRALLCRDCDVAIHTVNSFVSVHQRFLLTGVQVGLDPADPVPPIAEKHVNAAGGSVNQPARHLPRRSPAVQFSVEGSASVPNQNVTNGDYSRQKSVPTARAEVVDWTMNNSTVQSVESPPKYTSEESPTLLQSSQTTTVFSNQINGNSDGAYHLSFSGGNVTDSLPDWPVDEFFSNSEYGPNFGFSEHGSSKGDNAKLGSAGGSPQCRLAEGSVAEELLGQVPGLITDEYMSRVPENPWTVPEVPSPPTASGLNWHGNLCFPAYDSAMFVPEITSLQNSQNQFTIPSSFKRRRREY; encoded by the exons ATGAAGATCCAGTGCAACGCCTGCGGGGCCGCGGAGGCGCGGGTGCTGTGCTGCGCGGACGAGGCCGCGCTCTGCGTCGCCTGCGACGAGGAGGTGCACGCCGCCAACAAGCTCGCCGGGAAGCACCAGCGGGTGCCGCTTCtgaccgacgccgacgccgccgggaccgccgcccccgccgccgccgcggcgccggccGTGCCCAAGTGCGACATCTGTCAG GAGGCTTCTGGATACTTCTTCTGCCTAGAGGACCGTGCACTACTTTGTAGAGACTGTGATGTTGCTATACACACAGTGAATTCCTTTGTTTCAGTACATCAGAGATTCCTGCTAACTGGAGTTCAGGTGGGTCTTGATCCTGCTGATCCAGTTCCACCTATTGCTGAAAAGCATGTTAATGCTGCCGGTGGATCAGTAAATCAACCAGCGAGACATCTGCCTAGGAGAAGCCCGGCAGTTCAATTTTCAGTTGAAGGCAGTGCTTCTGTTCCCAACCAAAATGTAACAAATGGAGATTATTCAAGGCAGAAATCTGTTCCAACAGCCAGGGCAGAAGTGGTTGATTGGACTATGAACAATAGTACAGTTCAGTCAGTAGAATCCCCACCTAAGTACACGTCAGAGGAAAGCCCAACACTTCTGCAATCTAGCCAGACCACAACAGTCTTCTCCAACCAAATTAACGGCAATAGTGATGGAGCCTACCACTTGTCATTCTCAGGTGGTAATGTGACAGACAGTCTACCAGATTGGCCTGTGGATGAGTTCTTCAGTAACTCAGAATATGGTCCAAACTTTGGCTTCTCCGAGCATGGTTCTTCGAAG GGTGACAATGCTAAGCTGGGGAGTGCTGGTGGATCTCCACAATGCCGTTTAGCTGAAGGCTCCGTTGCTGAGGAACTATTAGGGCAGGTGCCTGGATTGATCACCGATGAATATATGAGCCGAGTACCTGAGAATCCATGGACAGTACCTGAGGTTCCCTCGCCACCAACAGCCTCGGGGCTCAATTGGCATGGGAATTTGTGTTTCCCTGCATATGACAGCGCCATGTTTGTTCCTGAAATTACCTCCCTCCAGAACTCCCAAAATCAGTTCACCATACCTTCCAGTTTCAAGCGCCGGAGAAGAGAGTATTGA